AAAAATTATATGCGAATTTAGAAGCAGTTATTGACCCTGAACTAGGTGTTGATATTATCAACCTTGGATTAGTTTATGACGTTACAGCAGATGAGAATAACAATGCTGTCATTACAATGACGATGACATCTATCGGTTGCCCAATGGCTGGTCAAATCGTATCAGATGTTAAAAAAGTATTATCAACAAACGTACCTGAAGTCAATGAAATAGAAGTGAATGTCGTTTGGAATCCACCTTGGTCAAAAGAGCGTATGTCACGTATGGCGAAAATCGCATTAGGTATTCGAGATTAAATAAAGAAAAGACCTGACAATCTAGTCAGGTCTTTTTTCTCTTATTATTTTACCCCTACAGCGTCATAAGCTTTCGTTACAGCTTGTACCTCTTTAGAGTTTTTACCATATAAATCTTCTGCAGATTGTAGTGCAGCTTGACGCATCATTTTAAAGTTAGAGTTTGCTGTTAAATATTTTGTAAGAGCGCGGTAATAAATTTTTTCTGTTGCTTCGCGGCCAACACCAACAACTTTCACGCCGTAATGAGTGCCGCCCTCAGATACTAAATATGCTGCTTTATTATTGATACTACTGTTAATATGAACGCCACCATTATCTGCTGTTCCAGTATAGCGTTTATTGTAATGATCTGGATAACCTTCACCAGGCTTTAATGGATTTGGAATAGATGCTGGATCTTTCAGAGAACGAAGCGCATCCCCAGGTTTACCAGGCGTGTAAATATCAGCACCTAAATCCCAGCTTTTCTTCTCAACCATTACACCCATAATATCGGATAATGATTCATTTAATGCACCCGGTTCATTTTTGTAAACAAGGTTTGCTGTATATTCTGTTACAGCATGCGTTAACTCATGACCGATAACATCTAATCCTGCAGATAACGGAATGAATGTCTTTCCATCACCATCACCATACATCATCTGCACACCGTTCCAAGCCGCGTTATTCCAAGCTTCTCCTACGTGAACGGAAGAAATCAACTTCGCTCCTTTATCATCGAAAGAATTACGATTAAATGTCTTTTTATAGTAATCATAAACTTTCGCTGCGTTTACATGCGCATCAACTGCCGCTTTATCTTCAAAGAACTTAGATTTACTTTCCACTTCCAGTCCCGTATAGCCAAACCATTGTGATAATAAATTGAATAAATTTTCATCCATATTATCTGCATTAAATGTATGGATACCTTGTCCACGTTTGCCATCAAATAAATTGAAAGCTCCCGTTTTCTCATCTTGAGCGATTTCAAAAGATTGTCTACTTCCTAACACTCCGTAACCAAATCCAGTAACGTGGTCTACAGCGTTATATTTTTCAATAATATTTCCATTTGTCGCATCAACAAAATAATGCCAATACCCTGGAGCTGGTTTTGAAATCGATGCCTTTACAAGGTATGCAAGATAGTACTGACCATCTTTTTCATACACATATAAATCTTTTTTCAC
The DNA window shown above is from Bacillus clarus and carries:
- a CDS encoding metal-sulfur cluster assembly factor, encoding MSQQAFEEKLYANLEAVIDPELGVDIINLGLVYDVTADENNNAVITMTMTSIGCPMAGQIVSDVKKVLSTNVPEVNEIEVNVVWNPPWSKERMSRMAKIALGIRD
- a CDS encoding M4 family metallopeptidase, which encodes MKKQVVSSALALSVIVGGFGAFGATKTKAEEQKIQYHQEFKTPAYIGEEWKAPEGLDKKETVFQYLESKKDMFKLAGNIDKHFNIIGEEKDDESGTTHVKLVEKHNNVPVYGSDQTVTLDKDNNVKAFFGQVIPNLEDKKIPAAASITDEQAVNVAKADIEKEIGTVNKYDGVKKDLYVYEKDGQYYLAYLVKASISKPAPGYWHYFVDATNGNIIEKYNAVDHVTGFGYGVLGSRQSFEIAQDEKTGAFNLFDGKRGQGIHTFNADNMDENLFNLLSQWFGYTGLEVESKSKFFEDKAAVDAHVNAAKVYDYYKKTFNRNSFDDKGAKLISSVHVGEAWNNAAWNGVQMMYGDGDGKTFIPLSAGLDVIGHELTHAVTEYTANLVYKNEPGALNESLSDIMGVMVEKKSWDLGADIYTPGKPGDALRSLKDPASIPNPLKPGEGYPDHYNKRYTGTADNGGVHINSSINNKAAYLVSEGGTHYGVKVVGVGREATEKIYYRALTKYLTANSNFKMMRQAALQSAEDLYGKNSKEVQAVTKAYDAVGVK